One Megalopta genalis isolate 19385.01 chromosome 11, iyMegGena1_principal, whole genome shotgun sequence genomic region harbors:
- the LOC143260290 gene encoding uncharacterized protein LOC143260290 yields MKVVADVIAAPPTDDSYIQVKEALISRLAASEETQLRQLLSGIDLQNKRPSELLREMTLLAGKNVSGSVLCTLWLQRLPARVQEVLSVIEGVSTEKLALLADKTIERSSQYELAAIAPHVKEEARPRDPGPSLEIAELTKRIAQLEALVRDTHRGRRPECNKFRRYSSKSRSRTRDDGLCYFHGKFGENSWKCRQPCQWKGPDKRKSKRYLVDTGADVSCIPKSLHCKRRIDNDVKLYAANGTPINTYGEQLLSVNLGLRRQFSWRFIVADTSKAILGADFIGHYSLLVDIKNKRLIDSQTHLFSVGKVTNSTQPTVTTIGRTPKRTKNTAYNIISPPKVHQLQNGHLV; encoded by the exons ATGAAAGTGGTTGCAGACGTTATAGCTGCACCTCCGACGGACGACTCGTATATTCAGGTAAAAGAGGCTCTCATCTCGCGTTTAGCAGCGTCCGAAGAGACGCAATTGAGGCAGCTGCTGTCGGGAATAGATCTACAGAACAAAAGACCATCGGAACTACTGCGAGAAATGACGCTCCTCGCAGGGAAAAATGTTTCCGGTAGCGTCCTATGCACGCTATGGCTACAACGGCTACCTGCCCGAGTACAAGAGGTCCTGTCCGTGATCGAAGGAGTCTCAACGGAAAAATTAGCTCTGCTCGCCGACAAAACGATCGAAAGATCGTCGCAATACGAGCTAGCGGCCATTGCGCCCCACGTTAAGGAGGAAGCCCGACCACGTGACCCCGGTCCAAGCTTGGAAATAGCTGAGCTTACCAAGCGAATAGCTCAACTCGAAGCATTAGTCCGCGACACCCACAGAGGACGACGACCGGAATGCAACAAATTCCGAAGATATAGTTCGAAATCAAGGAGTCGAACTAGAGACGACGGACTATGCTATTTCCACGGGAAGTTCGGCGAGAACTCGTGGAAATGCAGACAACCCTGCCAATGGAAAGGACCCGATAAAAGGAAGA GCAAGAGATATTTGGTAGATACAGGAGCCGACGTATCATGCATACCAAAGTCTCTGCACTGCAAAAGAAGAATAGACAACGATGTTAAACTGTATGCAGCAAATGGAACACCCATAAACACGTATGGTGAACAGCTGCTCTCTGTGAACTTGGGTCTTCGGAGACAGTTCTCATGGAGATTCATCGTTGCTGATACATCCAAAGCCATCCTAGGAGCAGATTTTATAGGTCACTACAGCCTCCTGGTCGACATAAAAAATAAACGACTGATTGATAGTCAAACACACCTATTTTCAGTTGGAAAAGTCACAAATTCGACTCAACCAACAGTGACTACAATAG GCAGAACTCCAAAGCGTACCAAAAACACGGCGTACAACATCATATCACCACCAAAGGTACACCAATTGCAGAACGggcatctagtgtga